The DNA segment TCACCAGCGCCCTGAACATCGCCGACGCCGCCGAACGCCTTGACACCGACACCTTGCCGCTGGCCGCCCGCCAACTCCTCACCCGCTACGCCCAGAACATCCCCGGCGCCCAGCCCCCCATACAGCAACGCACCACCGTCGGCCCGCCCATCGACCTGCCGCTGCTGCGCCGCGCCGCCCAGGACGAACTCGCCCTGCACACCGACACCGACACCACGACCCGCACCGAGGCGGCCCAGCGCGCCCGCTATCAACTCGACGACGCAGGACTGCTGTTCGGCGGCTCATTCCAGTCCGCCCGCCGGCTGCGCTCCGTTCCCTGACCACCTTTGACCCGACCCGCAAGGAAGCTTCGTGAGTCTGCTCAACGACCGGCTCGACGCGCTGCGCGGCCCCGTCCTCGCCAAAGGACACGACGCCCGCACCCTCGCGGCCCTGACCACCAATCCCGGCTGCACCCGCCGGGCCCTGTTGGACGCCGCCGGCGTCGACAAGGACGCCATCGCCGTCCACCTGGGAAAGCCCCGCCCACTCGCCAAATCCGCTCTCGCCCTCAGGAGCGGGGCCGTCTTCGAGCAGCAGGTAAAAGCCGACGGCGGCGCCGAACTCCTTCGCCTGCTGCGCGAAATCCTCGGCCTGCCGCTGCCCGAGGCCGCCCACACCGACCTCGCCAACGTCGGCACCCAGGACGCCTCCCTGCAGGTCCGCCACGCCTACACCCGCACCGCCATCCTGGAAGCCGTCCGCTCCACCAGCCCGGCCCGCACGCTGCTGGACCATCCCATCCTGCAGCTGACCGTCGCAGGCAACCCCGTCTACCTCGAACCCGACGTCGTCGCCTTCCAGGTCGACGGCGTCTTTCACATCGTCGAGATCAAGTCCTTCGCCGTCGTCGACGGCCAAGCCGACCCGGCCAAAGTAGCCGCAGCCGTCACCCAGGCCGCCGCCTACATCCTCGCCCTGCGAGAACTGCTGGACAGTGAGGGCATCGACCAGAACAAGGTCTCCGACGACGTCATCCTCGTCATGCCCCGCAACTTCAGCCGCCGCGCCACCGCCAGTGTGGTCGACGCCCGCAAGAAAGTCGCCTCCCTCACCCGCCAGCTGAGCCGGCTCACCCGCATCGAACCCCTCCTGGACACGCTGCCGCCCCACATCACGTTCGACCTCGCCCCCGACCAGGACAACCGGCCCACCCGCGACCCCAAAGCACTCGCGGAAGCCCTGCAGAGCACCGCAGCCCGCTACACCCCCACCTGCCGCCACTTCTGCGACCTTGCCTACGTGTGCCGCAGCGAGGCCCGCGAAGAAGGCTCCATCGACGTCCTGGGCACCGCCGTCCGCGACGACCTCGGCGGCATCGACCACATCACCACCGCTCTGCGCCTGTCCGACGGCACCCGCGAACCCTCCCCCGACCAGAGCGACCTGGCCGCCGCACTGCAGCACGCCCACGCCGTTCACACCCAACTACGGGAGTCCGCATGAGCATGCTCACCAGCCTGCTGCGCCTCAAGGCAGCCGAAACCGAACAGGCCCAGGACGCCAGCACCATCCGCCACTTCCACCTCACCGAGCGGCCCCTGATCGTCCTGCCGCTCAACCGCTCCGGCACCGAAGCAACCCCGCTGGCCGTCATGTACGGCGACGACCAGGCCCACCCGAACCTGCTCATCGCACCCCCGCGCGGCAGACCCACCGCATTCCTGGACGACCTGGCCGCCGGCATTCTCACCTACATCGACAGCTTCCCCGACACCGAACGCCTCCCCGCCCGCGGCGCCAAACCCGCCCGCCAGCGCCACACCCACGCCCCCCAACTCCTCGTCGCCAACCGCAAGTCCGTTCGCTACCTCGACCGGCTGGGCCGCGCTCTGCGCTTCACCGACACACCCGAGACGGCCGACCCGGCCCGCAGCGTCGGCCGCCTGGGCCAATGGTTGACCTTCTTCGCCGAACACGCCGAACACCCCGGTTCCGCCCTGCTGCTGGCCCTGACCGACCTGCTGACCACCCACTGGGTCACCGGCCAAAGCCCCCTGGAGGACGAACACCTCGCCACCCTCCTGGCCTGGATCAACCCACCGCCCGGCACCACCGGCCTGCACGCGGCCCTCGCCGCCGAAGCCCCTCACCGTCAGCCCGCCGGCCCGGCCACCGACCCCTCGTTCGACACCATCGAACTCGACCCCCTCCTCAAGGCCTTCGGCACCGCCGCCGAGGAAGGAAACACCGCCGCCATGACCCGGCACACCCAACGGCTGCACGACCTTCTGCACACCTATCTGACCCCCACCTGGGACGACGCCTGGGACGCTCTGGCCCTGCTGCGCAGCCTGCCCCAGACCCCGGACGCCCACCGGCGCTGGGACGCCGACCGCGACCGCTTCACCTCCTTCAGCACCTACCTCGCCGACGACGGCCGCCCCCAGCCCATCAAGGACGACGCGGTCTCCGCCGCCCGCCGCCTGGCCCGCCTGGAACAGGCCGCCGGCGCCTTCGAAGCACGCCGCGCACTGGAAGACCCCTTTATCATGGCCGAGCGGCGCACCACCGGAGAAGCACTGGCCGGCATCGTCATCGACACCGACCCCGACCGCACCATCACCGGCCCCACCGGCCGCCTCCAGCTCTGGCCACGCTTCACCCTGCACACCACCGACCCCGTACGCCTGGACGTCGGACACCTGCTGACCAGCCCACACAACCCCCGCGTGCACCTGGCCATCCGGGACATCACACCGCGCGACGGCGGCACCGACCTCCTGCTCGAGGTCACGACACAAAAGGGCACCGTCGCCAAACCCAACCGCACGTCCGTACCCGCCGTCGGCGACCACCTCCAGCTCACCCTCGCACCTGAGTTCTTCCGGCAGCCGCCCTTCCCCAGCCGCGACAACACCCCCTGGACCCACGGCGGCCCCCAGCACGACCACCCCGCCGCCCTGGACGAGGCCGAGGAGACCCAGCCATGAACCCGCCCGCACCCTCACCCGCCGAGATGGCTGCCGCGGCCGTCGACGGCGTCCTTGACACGCTCGCCGCCGGCAACGACCAGGCCCTCGTCGTCGACTCGCCGCCCGGCGCCGGGAAATCCACTCTGGTCGCCCAAGCCGCCCACACCCTCGCCGCAGCAGGCGAACGGTGCATCATCATCGCCCAGACCAACCACCAGGTCGACGACCTTCTCATCCGCCTCGCCGACCCCCAAACCCCTCAGCTGCGCCTGGGACGCCTGACCGGACACACCTACCAGGTCCCCGACCGTATCTACGGCCTGACGGGCACAACCATCAGCACGGACATCAAAGATGTCCTCGCCTGCGACGTCATCGTGGCAACCGCCAAAAAATGGGCGAACGTCGACGGCCCCCGCTGGCGGTGGGCCATCATCGACGAGGCCTACCAGATGCGCTCCGACGCCCTGCTACTGATCGCCAAGCTCTTCGAACAAGCCCTCTTCGTCGGAGACCCCGGCCAGCTCGACCCGTTCTCCACCATCCACACCCCCCGCTGGATCGGCCTGCCCCACGACCCCATGAACAGTGCCGTCACCGTCCTGATGAACCACAACGACGCCACCATCCACAGGCTCCCCGTCTCCTGGCGCCTTCCGACCTCCGCGGCAAGCCTTGTCGCCCGCGCCTTCTACCCCTTCAACCCTTTCCAAGCCGGCACCGCCCCCCAGACACGCAGCCTGCACTTCACCACCAGCGGCATGCGCAGCACCCTCGACGACACCATCGAGGAGGCCGCCCGCTCCGGCTGGGCCCTGCACGAGCTGCCGCCCCGACACACTGCCCGCACCGACCCCGAAGCCGCCCGCGCCACCGTCGCCCTGGCCGCCCGGCTGCTGGACCGCGGCGCCCAAGCCGTGTGCGAGAAGCATCCCTCCGGACGCGAACTCGAAGCCCAGGACATCGCCATCGGCACGGCTCACCGCGAACAGGCCCGCCTCATCCAGCAACTCCTCAACCGCACCCCCCGCACCCACGGCGTACGCGCCGACACCGCCAACCGCCTCCAGGGCCGCGAATACGCGATCACCATCGTCTTGCACCCCCTGTCCGGGCGCCGCGACTCCTCCGCCTTCCACCTCGAAGCCGGACGTCTGTGCGTGCTCGCCTCACGCCACCGGCACGCCTGCATCGTCGTCGCCCGCTCCGGCATCGCCGACCTCCTCGACAGCCACCCCTCCAACGACCCCGTCCACCTCGGCGTCCCCGCGAAATTCCCCGACGGCTGGGAAGCCAACCAGCACGTCCTCGCCCACCTGACCCACCACCGCGTCCGAGCCTGACGACCGGCAGGAGAACATGCCGCCCACCCCCATGGACCTGCGACCGCATCAGAAGGAAGCCGTCACAGCAGCCGTCAACACACTCCGCACCCACCCCAGGGCCAGCGTGATCGCCGCCTGCGGCACCGGCAAGACCCTCATCGCTGCCCGCACCGCAAGCCGCCTCACCCCCCGAGGCCGCGTCATGCTGCTCGTCCCCACCCTGGACCTGCTGTCCCAGACGGCCCGCTCCTGGCAGGCAACAGGCCGCAAAGGCACAGCGGTCGCCGTCTGCTCGGCACGGCAGGCAATCGACCGCACACCGACCGGCGACCTGCCGATGACCACCAGCCCCGCCGAGCTCACCGCCCTGACCAGTCAGAGCACGGGCGAGCCAGTCACGGTCTACGCCACCTACGCCTCCCTGCCCACGGTTATCGCCGCCCATCAGAGCCACGGCCTGCCCCCATGGGATCTGGTGATCGTCGACGAGGCCCACCGCACCGCCGGCCGCCTCGGCAAAGCCTGGGCCGGTATCCACCACGACGAACAGGTCCCCGCAGCCCGCCGGCTCTATCTCACCGCCACGCCCCGCGTCTGGGATCCAGACCAAGACCGAGCCGAGGTCCCCGTCGCCTCCATGGACGACGAATCCCTCTTCGGCCCTGTCGCCTACCGGCTGTCCCTGTCCGACGCCATCGACCTCGGTTTGCTCGCCGACTACCAGATTCTCGTTCCCGTTGTCGACGACACCACCCTGCGCGACTGGCTTGCCACCAGCCCCGGCGCCGGTGTCGACGGCCTGCGCCTCGCAGGCCGCCAAGTCGCCGTCCTCAAAGCCATCCACGACCACAAGCTGCGCCGCGTCCTGACCTTCCACCACCGCGTCGCCGATGCCCGAGCGTTCGCCACCACCCTCCCCGACACCGCAGCCGCCCTCCCCACCGACCTGCAGCCCGACGGCCTGTGGTCGCAATGGATCAGCGGCACCCACCCACCCCGCGTCCGGCGCCGAATTCTCCTCGACTTCGCCGCCCACACCCACCCCGAGCAACCTGCGGTCCTGGCCAATGCCCGCGTCCTCGGTGAAGGCATCGACGTCCCCTCCATCGACGCCGTCGTCTTTGCCGACCCCAAGAACAGCCCCGTCGACACCGTCCAGGCCGTCGGCCGCGCCCTACGCCAGCAACCCGGTGCGAACAAGAAGGCCACCCTGATCGTCCCCGTCTACCTCACCCCCGACGAAAACCCCGACGACCTCCTCGGCGCCGACGCCTACACCCCGCTGTGGCGCACCATCCAAGCCCTCCGCGCCCACGACGGCCGCCTCGAAGCACGCCTCGCCGACCCCCGCACCCACCGTCCCACCCTCACCGGCGACGATCCCGGACACTGGCTCCACTTCGACCGCCCCACCCAGGCCGACGAAGTCGCCCTCGCCCTCACCCTGCGCGTCCTGAAACCAAAGAGCGCTGAATGGCGCCGCGGCCTGGGCGCAGCCCGCCGCTACCACCGCACCCATCACCACCTCGACATCCCCCAGATCTACGAGGACCCGACGGGCTTCGCCCTGGGGCGCTGGCTCACCTGGCAACGACACCTCCACAACCAAAACGCCCTCGACCCCGCACGCACTCACGCCCTCGAACAACTCGGCATCATCTGGAACCCCCACCAACAAGCCTGGGACCGCGGCCTCGCCCACGCCGCCGCCTACGCCTCCGCCCACGGCCACCTCGCCGCCCCCGTCGACCACCACGAGCCCGAAACCGGGTTCGCCCTCGGCCGCTGGCTCGCCACCCAACGCAAACGGGCAGCCCAGCTCACTCCTGCCCGCACCCACGCCCTGACAGGCCTCGACCCGCACTGGAACCCGGCCTGGCCCCTGACATGGCAACGCAGCTACCACGCCGCCCGCCACCATCAGGAGGCCGGTCACATCCTCACCGATGTCCCGCGGACCTTCGTCACCCCCGAAGGCATCCGCCTAGGGGAGTGGCTCCGCACCCAGCGCAGCACACCACCCACCCACCCTGGCCAGCTCCGCCTCCTGCAAGACCTGGGGCTGCACACCACCACACCGCCCTCGACGCCACAGCCCCCGCTCACCGCACGAGAACAGTCCTTCCGGCGTGGACTGGAAGCAGCAACTGTCTTCCTCGCCAGAGAAGGCCACCTGAACGTGCCCCAGCGCCACATCGAGCACCTCGCCGAAGGGCCAGTACGTCTTGGGCAGTGGCTCACCAACGCCCGGCGCCGGTGGGACCGCCTCCCACCAGAACGCCGCCTGACACTCACAGAACTGGGCATCCAGCCGTCCGCGCCCGGCCCAGGGACGCACCAGTGAACCAGGCATCGGCCTCTCGATCTGCTCCCCCGCATCCCCCCATGACAACGTGTCGAGCTGGCGGTACCGGGGGCCGATGGAGGGAAGAGCAGCACATGAGGAAGGCCGTCCCAAGGAGCCGGGCCCCAACCCCTTTGTGGGAAAGGACCCGGCGCAGGTTGCGCGTCAGAAGGACCCAGCGTGTTCGTGCATGTCCGGTGCACGGCCATCGCGCACGCCCCTGTGCGCGGATCAGTTCTCGAGCTGAAGGCGGGCTTCTGCCTTCTTGGTACGGGGGGAAGGACATGTCGAAATTGGTGCGCGTTCCCCAGCCGCATGCATCCGCGCTATCACCCCCGCCGTTGCCGGCGTGCACGTGGACGAAGGCGCAGTCGCCATCGGCGCGGGTGTCCTCGACCCAGCCGTAGACCTTGAGCGTGTTGCCGGAGCAGCTCAGCGTCCAGTGCGCTTCTGCGCCAGGGATCACAGGTGAGGCGGAGGACGGGCAGGTGGCCGCGCTCGCAGGGCCGGCGGCGGTCAGGGCGGAGAGAAACGTCTTACCGAAAGCCATGTGCGGGGATCCTTTCCAGGTAGAAGCACGAGGACTGTTACGGGGCGGGGGTGTAGTGGCCGATCGTGTCCTCGCACGGCCCGTCGGCGTACAGGTGAGGGCATCCGCTTCACCCTGGTCGGCCTTTTGACGGTTGGCCCGCGCAGTCACCGCCACCAGGCTGGTGGCCGCGTCCTGGTCGTTGGCGTAAGCCTCCCGCCGGGCAGCGGTCCAGGAGCTCGCGCCGGAGTCCCAGGCCTCGGCGAGCGGGACCATGTGGTCGATGTCGAGCTTG comes from the Streptomyces sp. NBC_00525 genome and includes:
- a CDS encoding AAA domain-containing protein, with the protein product MNPPAPSPAEMAAAAVDGVLDTLAAGNDQALVVDSPPGAGKSTLVAQAAHTLAAAGERCIIIAQTNHQVDDLLIRLADPQTPQLRLGRLTGHTYQVPDRIYGLTGTTISTDIKDVLACDVIVATAKKWANVDGPRWRWAIIDEAYQMRSDALLLIAKLFEQALFVGDPGQLDPFSTIHTPRWIGLPHDPMNSAVTVLMNHNDATIHRLPVSWRLPTSAASLVARAFYPFNPFQAGTAPQTRSLHFTTSGMRSTLDDTIEEAARSGWALHELPPRHTARTDPEAARATVALAARLLDRGAQAVCEKHPSGRELEAQDIAIGTAHREQARLIQQLLNRTPRTHGVRADTANRLQGREYAITIVLHPLSGRRDSSAFHLEAGRLCVLASRHRHACIVVARSGIADLLDSHPSNDPVHLGVPAKFPDGWEANQHVLAHLTHHRVRA
- a CDS encoding DEAD/DEAH box helicase, which translates into the protein MPPTPMDLRPHQKEAVTAAVNTLRTHPRASVIAACGTGKTLIAARTASRLTPRGRVMLLVPTLDLLSQTARSWQATGRKGTAVAVCSARQAIDRTPTGDLPMTTSPAELTALTSQSTGEPVTVYATYASLPTVIAAHQSHGLPPWDLVIVDEAHRTAGRLGKAWAGIHHDEQVPAARRLYLTATPRVWDPDQDRAEVPVASMDDESLFGPVAYRLSLSDAIDLGLLADYQILVPVVDDTTLRDWLATSPGAGVDGLRLAGRQVAVLKAIHDHKLRRVLTFHHRVADARAFATTLPDTAAALPTDLQPDGLWSQWISGTHPPRVRRRILLDFAAHTHPEQPAVLANARVLGEGIDVPSIDAVVFADPKNSPVDTVQAVGRALRQQPGANKKATLIVPVYLTPDENPDDLLGADAYTPLWRTIQALRAHDGRLEARLADPRTHRPTLTGDDPGHWLHFDRPTQADEVALALTLRVLKPKSAEWRRGLGAARRYHRTHHHLDIPQIYEDPTGFALGRWLTWQRHLHNQNALDPARTHALEQLGIIWNPHQQAWDRGLAHAAAYASAHGHLAAPVDHHEPETGFALGRWLATQRKRAAQLTPARTHALTGLDPHWNPAWPLTWQRSYHAARHHQEAGHILTDVPRTFVTPEGIRLGEWLRTQRSTPPTHPGQLRLLQDLGLHTTTPPSTPQPPLTAREQSFRRGLEAATVFLAREGHLNVPQRHIEHLAEGPVRLGQWLTNARRRWDRLPPERRLTLTELGIQPSAPGPGTHQ